GCGAAGTCACGAGCAGCACGAGGTTGACTACTGCGAGTCGAACTCAAAAGGGCTTCTTCATGGCAAGATTGGTTGTGACTGAATCAAAGTCAACAAATCTCACTGGAGGAAGCCCCTTTGAATGATAAGTACCCATGCAAAAGAAATTGTGAAGGCTGCTCCCCTTGCCCTCGGCAGATTGTGGCTCTTAGCCCTGAGAATTTCACAAAAACTTTTGTTTAGGTGCTTATGTTGAAGAAGTTGAGCCGTGCCTTCGTCTTTGCCGTGCTGGTGCTGAGTGGTGCCGCTTTTGCCGGTGGGGGTGACCCAGGAAATGGCGACGGAACCGACAGCTTGCCACCGCCCGCAGTTGTTGCGTTACGTTAAACACCCCAATCCCCCTCAACCTTTTCACCCGCGCCAGGACCAAAGCCCGGTGCGGGTCGCTTTCGGGAAGAGCCTCGAGGGTAGCTTCCCAGAGCTCGAGTTTGAAGCGCTTCCTGAGCTTCATCTTCCGCCCCCCGTGGCGCACGTCCGCGCTGCCCAGGAAGTGCAGTCCTAGTGAGACCGGCGATCGATGAAGGAGCGCGAAAACGTCCCCAAAGACCTCTTGAGATCCGGCCAGGTAACGAAGGCCACCCTCGCCCAGCCCGGCGAGCCCTAGCTGAACCGCAGCCAAAGCCTTGGCGGCTGCCTCCGCGTCTCCCAGGACAAGTTGGGCGCGGGCCAAGTAGAGCCCGGCCTATTCTAGGAGAGCCCGAGGCGAGGCAAATGAGGCGGCGCGTTCAGGTGTTCGGCTCTAAGAGGCGCCGGCCTCCCCAGCGGGCCATCTCAGCAGCGCGGCTCGAGCCCTCTCCGCCTTTGCCCTGGCCTCCGCCACGGTCGGCGCCAGGGCGGTGAGGTGGCCCATCTTGCGCCCCGGCCGCGCCTCGGCCTTGCCGTAGAGGTGGAGCGCGACGCCGGGTACCTTGAGCGCGGCCGCCCAGTCGGGCTCGCCGTCTTGCCAGAGGTCACCGAGCAGGTTCGCCATCGCCGCCGGCTGCAAAAAACGCGGGTCGCCCAGCGGCAGGCCGCAGATCGCGCGCAGTTGGTTTTCGAACTGGCTGGTGACGCAGGCGTCCAGGGTCAGGTGCCCGGAGTTGTGCGGGCGCGGCGCCAGCTCGTTGACGAGCAGGCTGCCGTCCGTGAGCATGAAGAGCTCGAGGCAGAGCACGCCGACGACCTCCAAGGCTTCCATGACCGTGCGGCAGAGCGCGACGGCTTTCTCAGCAACGCCGCCCGGCAGGTCGGCGGGCGCCAGGGTCAGGTCGAGAATGTGGCTGCGATGGATATTCTCGAAGACCCCGTAATGCACGAAGCTGCCGTCCAGCCCGCGCGCCGCCACCACCGACAGCTCGCGCGCGAAGGGCACGAAGGCCTCGAGCACCGCCTCGCTCTCCCCCAGCGCGGCCCAGGTGCCCAGGACCTGCTCGAGCGCCGTCACCTTCACCTGCCCCTTGCCGTCGTAGCCGAAGCCCGCGGTCTTGAGGACGGCGGGCAGGCCGAGCTCGCTCAGGCCCGTGTTAAGTTCCGCGAGCGAGGTGACGCGCCGAAAGGGCGCGACGGGCAAGCCCTGCCCGGCAAAAAAGGTCTTTTCCCGAAGGCGGTGCTGGGCGACGCGGAGTACCTGCGGACCGGGGCGCACGGGAACGCCCCCCGCCCCTATCACGGCGAGGGCGTCGGCCGGGATGTTTTCGAACTCGAGCGTCACCACGTCAACGGCGGCGGCGAAGCGCTCGAGAGCCCCTCTATCGTCGTAAGCGGCCACCGTCTCGGCGTCGGCCACCTGACCCGCCGGGCCGCCACCCTCGGGCGCGTAGACGTGGACGCGGTAGCCCATGCACCGGGCCGTAAGCGCGAGCATCCGGCCGAGCTGGCCGCCGCCGAGCACGCCGACCGTGCTTCCCGGCAAGATGACAGTGCCCATCTAGACAGTGCCCATCTAGTTGGCCTGCGGCGGCAGGCTGGCGGCCAGGACCTGCCGCGCCTGCTCCTCGCGGAAGCGCTCCAACTCCTCCCTCAACTCCGGCCTCGAGAGGGCCAAGATGGCGACGGCCAAGAGCGCGGCGTTGACGGCGCCCGCCCTGCCGATGGCCAGGGTCGCCACCGGCACGCCCGCGGGCATCTGCACGATAGCAAGGAGCGAGTCCACGCCCCCAAGCGCCCTGGACTCGACGGGCACACCCAGGACCGGCAGGGTGGTGTGCGCGGCGACCATGCCCGGCAGGTGCGCTGCCCCGCCCGCTCCGGCGATGATGACCTGAATACCTCGCCCCGCCGCCTGAGTGGCGAACTCGCTCAGCCAGGCCGGGGTGCGGTGCGCCGAGACCACCTTGCACTCGTGCAGCACCTCGAAGCGGGTCAAGGTCTCGTCGGCGTGGCGCATCGTCTCCCAGTCCGAGACGCTGCCCATCACGACCGACACCAGCGGCGACTCGGTCTGGAGCCCTTCTGTAGCCATTATTTCTCCTCTTCTAGCGCGCTTTGGGCGGCTCGCAGCAGCCTATCGCGCGCCGCCTCCCAAGGCTCGCCCTCCGGCACGGCCTCCACGGCGATGAGGTCGGCCCCTACCGCATCGAGCTCGCGCAGCGCGGCGTAGAGCCCCCGGCCATAGGCGGCGGGCTCGTCGGGCAGCTCGAGCCAACTCGTCACCCGCGCGTCCGCCGGCCGCCCACGCCTCGCCAGCACGGCGACACTGTTCCCGGCGGCCAAGCTCCTGAGCCTCTCTTCAAACCCCTCTGCCGCCAGCAGCCTCACGGGCGTGGCGGGCGCGTAGTGGCTCGCCAGCGTGCCGGGCGCCCGCGGTGCATTCTCGCCCTTAACGCTTACAGACCGCCCCAGGACCGCCTCGAGCGCGCTTAGGCTCACCCCGCCCGGCCGCAGGAGCCGGGGCGCCGCGCCGCTCAGGTCGACGATGGTGGACTCGAGACCCACCTCGCAAGGACCGCCGTCGAGAACGAACACGCCGCCCCCGAACTCGGCGCGGACGTGCGCCGCCGTGGTCGGGCTCAGCTTGCCGAAGCGGTTGGCCGAGGGCGCCGCCACACCGCTGCCGAACGCCTCCAGGAGCCTCTGCGCGACGGGATGCGCGGGCACGCGCAGGCCGACCGTCGCCTGGCCGCCCGTCACCGCGCCCGGTACTCGAGGGTGCCTGGTCAGGATGAGCGTGAGCGGGCCCGGCCAGAAGCGCCCGGCCAGCCCGTAAGCCTCATCCGGCACATCCACCGCCCAGTCGGGAAGGGCGCTCGACGCGGCCAGGTGGACGATGAGCGGGTGGTCCGCCGGCCGGCCCTTGGCGGCGAACACCTTGGCGACGGCCGCCGGGTTCAGGGCGTCGGCGCCTAGGCCGTAGACCGTTTCGGTCGGAAAGGCGACAAGCCCACCGGAGCGCAAGGTCTCAACGGCCTGCGTTAGTCTTTGCGCGGCCAATGGTTTCTCCAAACGCAGGATTGTCGTGGTCCCGCGCCCAGTTCAGCGGGTTCTGGTCGATATAGCCGCGAATGCGATCCAACTCGCCCTCGCTGCGGACCACACGCTCGTAGTAGTTGCGCTGCCAC
The DNA window shown above is from Deinococcota bacterium and carries:
- a CDS encoding 5-(carboxyamino)imidazole ribonucleotide synthase translates to MGTVILPGSTVGVLGGGQLGRMLALTARCMGYRVHVYAPEGGGPAGQVADAETVAAYDDRGALERFAAAVDVVTLEFENIPADALAVIGAGGVPVRPGPQVLRVAQHRLREKTFFAGQGLPVAPFRRVTSLAELNTGLSELGLPAVLKTAGFGYDGKGQVKVTALEQVLGTWAALGESEAVLEAFVPFARELSVVAARGLDGSFVHYGVFENIHRSHILDLTLAPADLPGGVAEKAVALCRTVMEALEVVGVLCLELFMLTDGSLLVNELAPRPHNSGHLTLDACVTSQFENQLRAICGLPLGDPRFLQPAAMANLLGDLWQDGEPDWAAALKVPGVALHLYGKAEARPGRKMGHLTALAPTVAEARAKAERARAALLRWPAGEAGAS
- the purE gene encoding 5-(carboxyamino)imidazole ribonucleotide mutase; translation: MATEGLQTESPLVSVVMGSVSDWETMRHADETLTRFEVLHECKVVSAHRTPAWLSEFATQAAGRGIQVIIAGAGGAAHLPGMVAAHTTLPVLGVPVESRALGGVDSLLAIVQMPAGVPVATLAIGRAGAVNAALLAVAILALSRPELREELERFREEQARQVLAASLPPQAN
- a CDS encoding L-threonylcarbamoyladenylate synthase, which produces MAAQRLTQAVETLRSGGLVAFPTETVYGLGADALNPAAVAKVFAAKGRPADHPLIVHLAASSALPDWAVDVPDEAYGLAGRFWPGPLTLILTRHPRVPGAVTGGQATVGLRVPAHPVAQRLLEAFGSGVAAPSANRFGKLSPTTAAHVRAEFGGGVFVLDGGPCEVGLESTIVDLSGAAPRLLRPGGVSLSALEAVLGRSVSVKGENAPRAPGTLASHYAPATPVRLLAAEGFEERLRSLAAGNSVAVLARRGRPADARVTSWLELPDEPAAYGRGLYAALRELDAVGADLIAVEAVPEGEPWEAARDRLLRAAQSALEEEK